One window of the Chryseobacterium sp. CY350 genome contains the following:
- a CDS encoding superoxide dismutase family protein, which yields MKFQTLTLLAGCALFAASCSTSKTYNILAKSGTQTGGTAKFTQKGNDVVMDLEVTNLTPGTHAVHIHEKGDCSAPDATSAGGHWNPGKHDHGKWGTGSFHMGDIGNLEADQNGKAKLTFKTDKWCLECVEESKNIIGKGIVIHAGKDDFMTQPTGNAGGRVGCIEIK from the coding sequence ATGAAATTCCAAACACTAACATTATTGGCTGGTTGCGCCCTATTTGCTGCGTCTTGCAGTACAAGTAAAACGTACAACATTTTAGCAAAAAGCGGAACGCAGACCGGCGGAACTGCAAAGTTTACGCAAAAAGGAAATGATGTTGTAATGGATCTTGAGGTTACGAATCTTACACCGGGAACTCATGCCGTTCACATTCATGAAAAAGGCGATTGCTCTGCTCCTGACGCAACTTCCGCGGGAGGACACTGGAATCCGGGAAAGCATGATCATGGAAAATGGGGAACCGGAAGTTTTCATATGGGAGATATCGGTAATCTTGAAGCCGATCAAAACGGAAAAGCCAAACTGACTTTTAAAACTGACAAATGGTGCCTGGAATGCGTAGAAGAGTCGAAAAATATTATAGGCAAAGGAATCGTGATCCACGCAGGAAAAGATGACTTTATGACCCAGCCAACGGGGAATGCCGGAGGAAGAGTCGGGTGTATAGAAATTAAATAA
- a CDS encoding LytR/AlgR family response regulator transcription factor, which yields MIRTLIIEDEKPAARKIERMLSLFPEIELVAKIESVEEGVEWFTHNEHPQLIFSDIVLGDGLSFDIFEKIRTKAFIIYTTAFDQYTLKAFKLNSIDYLLKPILDEDLSSAIEKYKSFLPDDNSGNVQEIKQLIKKEKTTLSRILVKIGYNLKIVQTHEVSCFFSENKIVYLQTSERTYPSDFTLDELEEVLEEKKFFRVNRQFIINSEYIKNIHTSPNYKVELNFQPSEEITVSRDRVKDFKDWLVG from the coding sequence ATGATCAGAACGCTCATTATAGAAGACGAAAAACCTGCCGCAAGAAAAATTGAAAGAATGCTGAGTTTATTTCCTGAAATTGAGCTTGTTGCAAAGATAGAATCTGTGGAAGAAGGCGTAGAATGGTTTACACATAATGAACATCCACAACTGATATTTTCAGACATTGTTTTGGGAGACGGTCTATCGTTTGATATTTTTGAAAAGATTCGTACAAAGGCTTTTATAATTTATACAACTGCTTTTGATCAATATACTTTGAAAGCTTTTAAACTCAACAGTATTGATTATTTATTAAAACCGATTCTGGATGAAGATCTTAGCAGCGCGATTGAGAAATACAAATCGTTCCTACCGGATGATAACTCCGGAAATGTGCAGGAAATTAAGCAGTTAATTAAAAAAGAGAAAACTACGCTTTCTAGAATTCTGGTGAAAATTGGTTACAATTTAAAGATTGTTCAGACGCATGAGGTCAGTTGTTTTTTTAGTGAAAACAAAATCGTTTATTTACAAACCAGCGAGCGAACATATCCGTCAGATTTTACGCTCGATGAGCTTGAAGAAGTTTTAGAAGAAAAGAAATTTTTCCGTGTCAACAGGCAATTTATCATCAATTCTGAGTACATCAAAAATATTCATACTTCACCAAATTATAAGGTAGAATTGAATTTTCAGCCTTCCGAAGAAATTACCGTAAGCCGAGATCGGGTAAAAGATTTTAAAGACTGGCTAGTAGGTTAA
- a CDS encoding methyltransferase family protein, translating into MKSGEKDQKKDQSTLNILWIVILPSVFFAVLISRFTAFQIKNQYWILYLGEALIVAGIFFRWIIIKSLGKFFTVDVAIKEDHQIKKEGFYKYVRHPSYSFALLTFLGLGLFLNNWLSLFVAFVPTFLGFLYRIKVEEQALLQKFGNEYLEYQKKTKKLIPYIF; encoded by the coding sequence TTGAAATCCGGAGAAAAAGACCAGAAAAAAGATCAGTCGACACTTAATATTTTATGGATCGTGATCCTTCCGTCTGTATTTTTTGCGGTATTAATTTCGAGATTTACGGCTTTTCAGATCAAAAACCAGTATTGGATTTTATATTTAGGTGAAGCCTTAATTGTTGCCGGAATATTCTTCCGTTGGATAATTATAAAATCTCTGGGCAAATTTTTCACGGTAGACGTTGCTATTAAAGAAGATCATCAGATCAAAAAAGAAGGTTTTTACAAATATGTTAGACATCCTTCTTACTCATTTGCGCTTCTCACTTTTTTAGGATTAGGATTGTTTCTAAATAATTGGCTTTCTCTATTTGTAGCATTTGTGCCGACATTTTTAGGGTTTTTGTACCGTATCAAAGTTGAGGAACAGGCTTTACTACAGAAATTCGGAAATGAATATCTGGAATATCAGAAGAAAACAAAAAAGCTGATTCCTTATATATTTTAA
- a CDS encoding 2TM domain-containing protein — MENLSFNKENFAYEKAAKRVKELKGFYGNLTSYCLVIPFLLVINLLTSPSELWFYWPMLGWGIGIAAHAANVFGIGKDWEEKKIQQLMEEERRNKKSFN, encoded by the coding sequence ATGGAAAATTTATCATTCAACAAAGAAAATTTCGCGTACGAGAAAGCAGCAAAAAGAGTAAAAGAATTAAAAGGATTTTATGGAAATCTTACTTCATACTGTCTTGTAATTCCTTTTTTACTGGTGATTAATCTGTTGACATCTCCAAGCGAATTGTGGTTTTACTGGCCGATGTTAGGTTGGGGAATCGGGATCGCAGCGCATGCAGCCAACGTTTTCGGAATAGGAAAAGACTGGGAAGAGAAAAAAATACAGCAGTTGATGGAAGAGGAGAGAAGAAACAAAAAATCATTTAATTAA
- a CDS encoding 2TM domain-containing protein, with protein MKRKELIVLFWISMGTSLFFFFAFTDEKTVENFMLNMLISFMYSFVLGVGNGLINNFLNKRFPWSEATSKRAVISIVSILIANTILVYFCNYMNFVVFQKAVSTPEYFSGRYNFINWFTINIALLISAFLHAKGFMDELKKTSRKEVVEQKLIAKSANAQFESLKNQLDPHFLFNSLNVLSSLIDENPNQAQKFTASMSKIYRYVLEQKDKELVTVEDEIEFAKTYCQLLKTRFEDSVDFEFNVKNEDMRRFVVPLSLQLLLENCIKHNFATSSKPLLIKVFSENDTLCIENNLQIREQMKESAGIGLANIVQRYSLLTKKNVFIEKSEDYFKVKLPILSEKPNIVSHTIDTEDKAYERAQKRVKEIKGFYGNLISYCIVIPSLVILNLITNPHSYWFYWPMLGWGMGVVAHGVSVFTIGKGWEEKKIREILEKDHYGK; from the coding sequence ATGAAACGCAAAGAACTTATCGTATTATTCTGGATCTCGATGGGAACATCGCTTTTCTTCTTTTTCGCTTTTACTGATGAAAAAACGGTTGAGAACTTTATGCTCAACATGCTTATATCGTTCATGTATTCTTTCGTTCTGGGAGTAGGAAACGGGTTGATCAACAATTTTCTGAACAAACGGTTTCCATGGTCTGAAGCAACGTCAAAGAGAGCTGTAATCAGTATTGTGTCGATACTTATTGCCAATACTATTCTGGTTTATTTCTGTAATTACATGAATTTTGTGGTTTTTCAAAAGGCCGTTTCTACACCAGAATATTTTTCTGGCAGATATAATTTTATCAATTGGTTTACGATTAATATCGCATTGCTGATTTCTGCTTTTCTTCACGCCAAAGGTTTCATGGATGAGCTTAAAAAAACTTCCAGAAAAGAGGTCGTGGAGCAGAAACTGATCGCAAAATCTGCCAACGCTCAGTTTGAAAGTCTTAAAAATCAACTTGATCCGCATTTTCTTTTTAATTCTTTAAATGTATTAAGCTCATTGATCGATGAAAACCCGAATCAGGCTCAGAAGTTTACAGCCTCAATGTCAAAGATTTACCGATATGTTTTGGAGCAGAAGGATAAAGAACTGGTAACGGTGGAAGATGAGATTGAGTTTGCAAAAACTTATTGCCAATTATTAAAAACACGTTTCGAAGACAGTGTAGATTTTGAATTTAATGTGAAAAATGAAGATATGCGAAGATTTGTAGTTCCGCTTTCCCTTCAGCTACTTTTGGAAAACTGCATCAAGCATAATTTTGCAACATCTTCAAAACCTTTATTAATTAAAGTTTTTTCTGAAAATGATACGCTATGTATTGAAAACAATCTGCAAATTCGTGAACAGATGAAAGAAAGTGCAGGAATTGGCTTGGCAAATATCGTTCAACGGTATTCTTTACTAACGAAGAAAAATGTTTTCATTGAAAAATCTGAAGATTATTTTAAAGTGAAATTACCCATACTTTCTGAAAAACCAAATATTGTAAGCCACACTATTGACACAGAAGATAAAGCATACGAAAGGGCTCAAAAACGGGTAAAAGAGATCAAAGGTTTCTATGGAAATTTGATTTCTTACTGTATTGTTATTCCGTCTTTGGTGATTTTAAATTTAATTACAAATCCGCATAGCTATTGGTTTTACTGGCCGATGTTGGGTTGGGGAATGGGCGTTGTAGCGCATGGAGTAAGTGTTTTTACGATCGGAAAAGGTTGGGAAGAAAAGAAAATCAGAGAAATTTTAGAAAAAGATCACTATGGAAAATAA
- a CDS encoding glycine-rich domain-containing protein has translation MILQDENLWNRIQSFSLDQPNITFPFSKKLAKEENWTEEFTTKAIQEYKKFIYLCCILPNGASPSKFVDKVWHLHLVYTENYWEEFCPNILKQKLHHHPSGGGICESEKHEIWFQETIKNYEEIFKEKVPKEVWFPGKDLQKKRKSWLERFKFFSGFSGIFLLNSCAENGNSISLLLYIPILFFIVTFLAKIFGNDDSDNNRKGGDGGSGGSCSGNSSVCSSSCGSSCGSGCGGCGGGGD, from the coding sequence ATGATTTTACAAGACGAAAACCTTTGGAACCGAATTCAAAGTTTCTCATTAGATCAACCGAATATTACGTTCCCTTTTTCAAAAAAACTTGCAAAAGAAGAAAACTGGACCGAAGAATTTACAACAAAAGCCATACAGGAATATAAAAAATTTATATATCTATGCTGTATACTTCCTAATGGAGCTTCACCAAGTAAATTTGTTGATAAAGTGTGGCATTTGCATCTTGTATATACTGAGAATTACTGGGAAGAATTCTGCCCGAATATTTTAAAGCAAAAGCTTCATCATCATCCTTCAGGTGGAGGTATCTGCGAAAGTGAAAAACATGAAATCTGGTTTCAGGAAACTATAAAAAATTATGAAGAAATTTTTAAAGAAAAGGTTCCAAAGGAGGTTTGGTTTCCAGGAAAAGATTTGCAGAAAAAGAGAAAATCATGGCTTGAAAGGTTTAAATTTTTCTCAGGATTTTCCGGTATTTTTCTCCTGAACTCGTGTGCAGAAAACGGAAATTCAATCTCACTTCTGCTTTACATTCCTATATTATTTTTTATAGTTACATTCTTAGCAAAAATTTTTGGAAACGATGATTCAGACAACAACAGAAAAGGGGGAGATGGCGGTTCTGGAGGAAGTTGCAGCGGTAATTCATCTGTATGCAGCAGCTCGTGCGGAAGCAGTTGTGGCAGTGGATGCGGAGGTTGTGGCGGAGGTGGAGATTAA
- a CDS encoding 2TM domain-containing protein: MENKREQEIRYREAEKRMKKIKGFYIHAIVYFCVNVFIVASKAIDREQGENFWDWDLISLPFFWGIGLAAHGLSVFLPTFILGKDWEEKKIKELMNKNK, from the coding sequence ATGGAAAATAAGAGAGAACAGGAAATCCGTTACAGAGAAGCGGAAAAAAGGATGAAGAAAATCAAAGGATTTTACATTCACGCCATTGTATATTTTTGTGTAAACGTCTTTATCGTTGCATCAAAAGCAATAGATCGTGAGCAAGGAGAAAATTTTTGGGATTGGGATTTAATCAGCCTTCCTTTCTTTTGGGGAATTGGTTTGGCAGCACACGGACTCAGCGTTTTTCTGCCAACTTTTATTCTTGGCAAAGATTGGGAAGAGAAGAAAATTAAAGAACTTATGAATAAAAATAAGTAA
- a CDS encoding ATP-dependent Clp protease ATP-binding subunit, with protein MDYKFSQGLSQVFKQSKNEAKRLKSEFLNTEHLLLGIIKTENSAKEILQGLNADLTQIRRKIETLNTASLNPISEEVTNISFTKMADHSIKRAELECRQYKSNEINTVHLLLGILYKYEDPTSNILGAYDIDYEGVSREYQTMLKNSGQAPQNSAYDDDDDREEFEQMRKPTGNLGSAKSKTPTLDNFGRDLTSLARDGKLDPVIGREKEIERVSQILSRRKKNNPLLIGEPGVGKSAIAEGLALRIQQKKVSRVLFGKRVITLDLASLVAGTKYRGQFEERMKAIMTELEKNRDVILFIDELHTIVGAGSSTGSLDASNMFKPALARGEIQCIGATTLDEYRQYIEKDGALERRFQKVMVEPTSIDETIQILNQIKDKYEEHHNVVYTDEAILACVNLTSRYITDRFLPDKAIDAMDEAGSRVYIKNMKVPTEIIDFEKKIEDIKDLKQKAVKAQDYLEARKLKDEEERLQMELNSAQDQWDKDVKEKKETVSEESVAEVVSMMSGVPVTKVGKNELDKLAGMDTNLNGKVIGQEDAVKKVVKAIQRNRAGLKDPNRPIGTFIFLGTTGVGKTELAKVMARELFDSDEALIRIDMSEYMEKFAVSRLVGAPPGYVGYEEGGQLTEAVRRKPYAVVLLDEIEKAHPDVFNILLQILDEGHVTDSLGRKIDFRNTIIILTSNIGTRDIKDFGDGVGFGTNAKKSNSDSRTRSTIENALKKAFAPEFLNRIDDIVIFNSLERTDISKIIDIELGKLYSRLEKLGYKVDLTTEAKDFISEKGWDKDFGARPLKRAIQKYIEDLLAEMLVNKQLTEGETVTLDLNEAKDGLEGKTQKTKKSAEKSS; from the coding sequence ATGGATTATAAGTTTTCACAAGGTTTGAGCCAAGTGTTCAAACAAAGCAAAAATGAAGCTAAGCGGCTGAAAAGTGAATTTCTTAATACAGAACATCTACTTTTAGGTATTATAAAAACAGAAAACTCTGCAAAAGAAATCCTTCAGGGGCTGAATGCCGATTTAACACAAATCAGAAGAAAAATTGAAACTTTAAATACAGCAAGTCTTAATCCTATTTCTGAGGAGGTTACCAATATTTCTTTCACTAAGATGGCAGATCATTCCATTAAACGTGCGGAATTAGAATGCAGACAATATAAGAGCAACGAGATCAATACTGTTCACTTGCTTTTGGGCATTTTATACAAATATGAGGATCCTACTTCAAATATTTTAGGAGCTTATGACATTGATTATGAAGGAGTTTCAAGAGAATATCAGACAATGCTTAAAAACTCGGGTCAGGCACCACAAAATTCGGCTTACGACGATGACGACGACAGAGAAGAATTTGAGCAGATGAGAAAGCCTACAGGAAATTTGGGTTCTGCAAAAAGTAAAACTCCAACTTTGGATAACTTTGGTAGAGATTTAACTTCTTTGGCAAGAGACGGGAAATTAGATCCTGTGATCGGTCGTGAGAAAGAGATTGAAAGAGTTTCTCAGATCTTATCAAGAAGAAAGAAAAACAATCCTTTGCTGATCGGTGAGCCTGGAGTTGGTAAATCTGCCATCGCCGAAGGTCTTGCTTTAAGAATTCAACAGAAGAAAGTTTCTAGAGTTCTATTTGGTAAAAGAGTAATTACTTTAGATTTAGCAAGTTTGGTTGCCGGAACAAAATACCGTGGTCAGTTTGAGGAAAGAATGAAGGCGATTATGACGGAACTTGAAAAAAACCGTGACGTAATTTTATTCATCGATGAGCTTCACACAATTGTTGGCGCCGGTAGTTCTACAGGAAGTTTAGATGCTTCCAATATGTTCAAACCAGCTTTGGCAAGAGGGGAAATTCAATGTATTGGTGCTACAACTTTAGACGAATATCGTCAATACATCGAAAAAGACGGTGCTTTAGAAAGACGTTTCCAGAAAGTAATGGTGGAGCCGACTTCTATTGACGAAACGATTCAGATTTTGAATCAAATAAAAGACAAATATGAAGAACACCACAATGTTGTTTATACTGACGAAGCAATTTTAGCTTGCGTTAATTTAACTTCAAGATATATTACAGACCGTTTTTTACCAGACAAAGCAATTGATGCAATGGATGAAGCAGGATCTCGTGTTTATATTAAAAACATGAAAGTTCCTACCGAAATCATTGATTTTGAAAAGAAAATTGAAGACATCAAAGACTTGAAACAAAAAGCTGTAAAAGCTCAGGATTATCTGGAAGCAAGAAAATTGAAGGATGAGGAAGAGCGTTTGCAGATGGAATTAAATTCTGCTCAGGATCAATGGGATAAGGATGTAAAAGAGAAGAAGGAAACTGTATCTGAAGAAAGTGTTGCTGAAGTAGTATCGATGATGAGCGGCGTTCCTGTAACGAAAGTTGGAAAGAATGAACTGGATAAACTTGCAGGAATGGATACCAATCTAAACGGAAAAGTAATCGGTCAGGAAGATGCTGTGAAAAAGGTCGTAAAAGCGATCCAAAGAAACAGAGCAGGATTGAAAGATCCGAACAGACCGATTGGAACATTCATTTTCTTGGGAACAACGGGTGTTGGTAAAACCGAACTGGCAAAGGTAATGGCTAGAGAGCTTTTCGATTCTGATGAAGCATTGATCAGAATTGACATGAGTGAATACATGGAGAAATTTGCTGTTTCCAGATTGGTTGGTGCGCCTCCGGGATACGTTGGATACGAAGAAGGTGGTCAATTAACTGAAGCGGTAAGAAGAAAACCTTATGCGGTCGTTCTTTTGGATGAGATTGAAAAAGCGCATCCTGATGTATTCAATATTTTGTTGCAAATCTTAGACGAAGGTCACGTAACAGACAGTTTAGGTAGAAAAATTGATTTTAGAAATACAATTATCATTCTAACTTCAAACATCGGAACCAGAGATATTAAAGACTTCGGAGACGGTGTAGGATTTGGAACTAACGCGAAAAAATCTAATTCAGATTCAAGAACAAGAAGTACGATTGAAAATGCACTTAAAAAAGCATTTGCTCCGGAATTCTTAAATAGAATTGATGACATCGTTATCTTCAACTCACTTGAAAGAACAGATATTTCTAAAATTATCGATATCGAATTAGGTAAACTATATTCAAGACTTGAAAAATTAGGGTATAAAGTAGATTTAACTACAGAAGCTAAAGATTTCATCTCAGAAAAAGGTTGGGACAAAGATTTTGGTGCAAGACCATTGAAGAGAGCTATTCAGAAGTATATTGAAGATCTATTAGCAGAAATGTTGGTGAACAAGCAATTAACTGAAGGAGAGACAGTAACTTTAGATTTAAATGAAGCTAAAGACGGATTAGAAGGAAAAACTCAGAAGACGAAAAAGTCTGCTGAGAAATCTTCTTAA
- the mnmA gene encoding tRNA 2-thiouridine(34) synthase MnmA yields the protein MMKVVVGLSGGVDSSVTAYLLQQQGHEVVALFMRNWNDASVTLEDECPWIEDSNDALMVAQKLGIPFQVIDMSDLYKERIVDYMFDEYQKGRTPNPDVLCNREVKFDVFMKTAMSLGADKVATGHYARVDSTIDENGKEIFHLLAGKDNNKDQSYFLCQLNQDQLSKALFPIGELTKPQVREIAKEIGLVTADKKDSQGLCFIGKVSLPQFLQQQLVPKEGEIVEIFKDSPLFSVETPAFSSKEGELEYLSRKINYKKSDGKVIGKHQGAQFFTIGQSKGLGIGGHKESCFIVSRDMENNIIFVGESHSFPGLHKKALKIENSELHWVREDLRLKNGESMEVLARFRYRQELQKATIYQFENSFFVEFNDPQSAIAEGQFAAWYIDDELLGSGVIS from the coding sequence ATAATGAAAGTAGTAGTAGGCCTTTCCGGAGGTGTAGATTCGAGTGTGACAGCGTATTTGCTGCAACAACAAGGTCACGAAGTCGTGGCTTTATTTATGAGAAACTGGAACGATGCTTCCGTAACATTGGAAGACGAATGTCCATGGATTGAGGATAGCAACGACGCATTAATGGTTGCCCAGAAGTTAGGAATTCCTTTTCAGGTGATTGATATGAGCGATCTTTATAAAGAACGTATCGTTGATTATATGTTCGATGAATATCAAAAGGGAAGAACTCCGAATCCTGATGTTTTATGCAACAGAGAGGTGAAATTTGACGTGTTTATGAAGACCGCAATGTCTTTGGGCGCAGATAAAGTGGCAACCGGACATTACGCTAGAGTAGATTCTACAATTGATGAAAACGGAAAAGAGATTTTTCATCTTTTAGCCGGAAAAGACAACAATAAAGACCAGTCTTATTTTCTTTGTCAACTAAATCAGGATCAGCTTTCTAAAGCATTATTTCCGATTGGGGAACTGACAAAACCTCAAGTAAGAGAAATCGCAAAAGAGATTGGTTTGGTAACTGCTGATAAAAAAGATTCACAAGGTTTGTGTTTTATCGGAAAAGTAAGTTTACCACAGTTTTTACAACAGCAGTTAGTTCCAAAAGAGGGCGAAATTGTAGAAATTTTCAAGGATTCGCCACTATTTTCTGTAGAAACTCCAGCTTTTTCTTCAAAAGAAGGAGAATTGGAATATTTAAGCAGAAAAATTAATTATAAAAAATCTGACGGAAAAGTAATAGGAAAACACCAAGGCGCTCAGTTTTTCACCATCGGACAAAGCAAAGGCTTAGGAATTGGCGGTCACAAAGAAAGCTGTTTTATTGTCTCCCGAGATATGGAAAACAATATCATTTTTGTTGGTGAAAGCCATAGTTTTCCGGGTTTGCATAAAAAAGCTTTAAAAATTGAAAATTCGGAATTGCATTGGGTGCGTGAAGATTTAAGGCTAAAAAATGGTGAATCAATGGAAGTTTTGGCGAGATTCCGCTACAGACAGGAACTCCAGAAAGCAACAATCTATCAGTTTGAAAATTCTTTTTTTGTAGAATTTAATGATCCACAATCAGCGATTGCCGAAGGACAATTTGCAGCCTGGTATATTGATGACGAACTTTTAGGAAGCGGAGTAATTTCGTAA
- a CDS encoding 2TM domain-containing protein: MKYNQAYDRAQQLKKFYKNLLWFGIVAVIITIRNFYRTGDFERSVFSGSIILTIWGIILAVKAVKLFVLNDEWENKILEDELKKTKKPINF; encoded by the coding sequence ATGAAATATAATCAGGCTTACGACAGAGCACAACAACTAAAAAAATTCTACAAAAACCTTCTATGGTTCGGAATTGTTGCTGTAATTATTACGATTAGAAATTTTTACCGAACAGGAGATTTTGAAAGATCAGTTTTTAGCGGCTCAATCATCCTTACCATTTGGGGAATTATTTTAGCGGTAAAAGCCGTAAAACTATTTGTTTTAAATGATGAATGGGAAAACAAAATCCTGGAAGACGAACTTAAGAAGACTAAAAAACCAATTAATTTTTAA
- a CDS encoding TonB-dependent receptor — translation MKISGKVTFKNKGIAEVNVTLKDTYDGATTGANGSFSFETSEKGAQKLTFSHVKYYEIEKEINIDDKDQTINAEVKEQINEIDAVVVSAGSIEASDKKRATALLTPIDIYTTAGANGQISSALNFLPGVQKVGETEGLFVRGGTGTESKIFMDGSLINNYFSSSVPGIAGRDRFNTSLFKGNIFSSGGYSALYGQALSGALMLESVDLPDQSSYDFGVSPIFFNGSFQKLSNNKNSSYGASVGYSNLNLMKEILNFNTDFINAPQGFNGDMNFRLKTNSGGFIKYYGMFDTNTMGVKNESLEPNYNFALVKLKGKTTYHNLSFKQKFGKYLLNAGTSYSYNQSDLKFSTETNNAESGESQILNTGNYINLKAVVDRKINKISALRGGFEVNHANEKLNFGEINKNYRDLISAAFVETDLGFSNHLSAKIGVRAENSSYLNKTNIAPRFALAYRLAKDWTTSFAYGLFFQSPESKYINSSAKLDFQQSQHFIFQVQRSTEGRSLRFEAFYKKYDELIKTQNIVPNADQNQQVQAAFNNNGYGFAKGLEVFWRDKKTFENIDYWISYSFLDSKRDFLNYPFSLKPNFASEHTISAVAKRFIPKWKTGINLSYTYAKGRPYYDIITKEINDENVNYPRTQGKLKDYNALNLSFNYLPNLGKKDAKAFTIFVISISNVLGNKNVYGYNFSQNGTRSSAVVPPVNTFVFVGMFISFGVDRTQDAINNNL, via the coding sequence GTGAAAATCTCAGGAAAAGTAACTTTTAAAAATAAAGGAATTGCTGAGGTAAATGTAACATTAAAAGACACTTACGACGGCGCAACAACCGGTGCAAATGGAAGTTTCTCTTTCGAAACTTCTGAAAAAGGTGCACAAAAGTTAACATTTAGTCATGTAAAATATTATGAAATTGAAAAGGAAATTAATATTGATGACAAGGATCAAACGATCAACGCAGAAGTAAAGGAACAGATCAACGAAATCGACGCAGTCGTAGTTTCCGCAGGATCAATCGAAGCTAGTGACAAAAAAAGAGCAACGGCTTTGCTGACGCCGATCGACATTTACACTACTGCAGGAGCAAATGGACAGATTTCTTCGGCTTTAAATTTTCTTCCCGGCGTTCAGAAGGTGGGCGAAACCGAAGGATTATTTGTACGTGGTGGAACCGGAACAGAATCTAAAATTTTTATGGATGGTAGCTTGATCAACAATTATTTCTCCAGCTCTGTTCCGGGAATTGCGGGACGAGATCGTTTCAATACATCACTTTTTAAAGGAAACATTTTCTCAAGTGGCGGCTATTCTGCCTTGTACGGACAGGCTTTGTCTGGAGCTTTGATGCTCGAAAGTGTAGATCTTCCGGATCAGAGTTCTTACGATTTTGGTGTTTCTCCTATTTTTTTTAATGGAAGTTTTCAGAAATTAAGCAATAACAAAAATTCTTCTTACGGAGCTTCTGTAGGATATTCTAATCTAAATCTGATGAAAGAAATTTTAAACTTCAATACAGATTTTATCAATGCTCCGCAAGGTTTCAACGGAGATATGAATTTTAGATTAAAGACGAACTCCGGCGGTTTTATCAAATATTACGGAATGTTTGACACCAATACAATGGGCGTAAAAAACGAAAGTTTAGAGCCAAATTATAATTTTGCTTTGGTAAAACTGAAAGGAAAAACTACCTATCATAACCTTTCTTTCAAACAGAAATTCGGGAAATATCTTCTGAATGCGGGAACTTCTTACTCTTACAATCAATCAGATTTAAAATTTTCGACAGAAACAAATAATGCAGAAAGTGGTGAATCACAAATACTGAATACCGGAAATTATATCAATCTTAAAGCAGTTGTCGATAGAAAGATCAATAAAATAAGTGCTTTGCGTGGTGGTTTTGAAGTAAATCACGCCAATGAAAAGCTCAACTTCGGTGAAATCAATAAAAATTATCGTGATCTTATTTCTGCTGCTTTTGTGGAAACAGATTTGGGTTTCAGCAATCATTTGTCAGCAAAAATTGGAGTGAGAGCAGAAAATTCATCTTATTTAAATAAAACCAACATCGCGCCGCGTTTTGCATTGGCTTATCGTTTGGCAAAAGACTGGACAACTTCTTTCGCCTACGGTTTGTTCTTTCAAAGCCCTGAAAGTAAATACATTAACTCTTCTGCAAAACTAGATTTTCAACAATCGCAGCACTTTATTTTTCAGGTTCAGCGATCAACAGAAGGTAGAAGTTTGAGGTTTGAAGCATTTTACAAGAAATATGACGAACTGATAAAAACACAGAATATTGTTCCCAATGCAGATCAGAATCAGCAGGTTCAGGCTGCCTTCAACAATAATGGATATGGTTTTGCAAAAGGTCTGGAAGTGTTTTGGAGAGACAAAAAAACATTTGAAAATATTGATTATTGGATCAGCTATTCTTTTCTGGATTCCAAACGAGATTTCCTGAATTATCCTTTCAGTTTAAAACCGAATTTTGCTTCCGAACACACCATTTCTGCAGTCGCAAAAAGATTCATCCCGAAATGGAAAACAGGGATCAACCTTTCATACACTTACGCTAAAGGACGACCTTATTATGATATTATTACGAAAGAAATAAATGATGAAAACGTAAATTATCCGCGAACGCAAGGAAAATTAAAAGATTACAATGCGTTAAACCTAAGCTTCAATTATCTTCCGAATCTTGGTAAAAAAGACGCGAAAGCATTTACCATATTTGTGATAAGTATTTCGAATGTTTTAGGAAATAAAAATGTGTATGGCTATAATTTTTCGCAAAACGGAACCCGAAGTTCTGCTGTTGTTCCGCCGGTCAATACTTTTGTTTTTGTCGGAATGTTCATCAGTTTCGGGGTCGATAGAACGCAGGATGCTATCAATAATAATCTTTAA